A genome region from Natranaeroarchaeum sulfidigenes includes the following:
- a CDS encoding ribonuclease H-like domain-containing protein produces MSSLSTVAFDIETTGFTVGDRLTVVGFDAEIGSHVFLNTDGKAPTEGLEERINDAVTTPVALSIHNSEDALLYAVTEFVESTLSDQDIKLVAYNGETWNGGFDLPFLRTRLNHHDLGWPFEDIPYIEAMDVFQSRFNTTENSLVAVYEELIGGDVGDVDPFVDSASAVDAWERGEFEDVVLHNVADIRRTRALMDLAERYCSKSDFSMKSLDPVVSDRH; encoded by the coding sequence ATGAGTTCCCTCTCGACCGTCGCATTTGATATCGAGACGACCGGCTTCACGGTCGGTGACCGGCTGACAGTCGTGGGATTCGATGCTGAGATCGGCTCGCACGTGTTCCTCAACACTGACGGGAAAGCACCCACCGAAGGGCTGGAAGAGAGAATTAACGATGCGGTGACGACGCCCGTGGCGCTCTCAATACACAATAGCGAGGACGCTCTCCTATACGCCGTCACTGAGTTCGTTGAGTCGACGCTCTCTGACCAGGATATCAAGCTCGTCGCGTACAACGGCGAGACGTGGAACGGCGGGTTCGACCTGCCGTTTCTCCGTACACGGCTCAACCACCACGACCTCGGGTGGCCGTTCGAGGATATCCCGTATATTGAGGCAATGGACGTGTTCCAGTCTCGCTTCAACACCACCGAGAACTCGCTTGTTGCAGTCTACGAGGAACTGATCGGCGGGGACGTCGGAGACGTCGATCCGTTCGTTGATAGCGCGTCTGCCGTAGATGCATGGGAGCGCGGTGAATTTGAGGACGTTGTGCTGCACAACGTTGCCGACATTCGTCGGACACGTGCACTGATGGATCTGGCAGAGCGCTATTGCTCGAAATCTGATTTTTCTATGAAGTCGCTCGATCCAGTTGTCAGCGACCGACACTGA
- a CDS encoding Cdc6/Cdc18 family protein, translating to MIRDARVLRAGFVPREVEHRDAEVNHLSSVLEPITNGEPADTAIVTGPSGTGKTCLSKFVTERLREEVLDVEGTYVNCWRNYTRFRALYQILDDLGKTIDIHRQSTPHDELIERLQQYDGPRAVIILDEVDQLEDPGVLYDLHSLPQFAVICIANEEEQLYSRVDDRLVSRLRSSEHVRMDKYHNDQLFDILTARAKWGLEPDIITDDQLYHIADAAAGDARLAIGMLRTAASTAARENHDRITNDLLQDAAGDARAQIRQKSLDSLTPHQQVVYEIVNKYGPVGPSEIHERYTAEVEDARTKRTVRTYLSKMAQYNLLEAEGTSRDREYSLVESPTASQ from the coding sequence ATGATCCGTGATGCTCGCGTCCTCCGTGCTGGTTTTGTCCCGCGAGAAGTCGAGCATCGCGATGCCGAGGTCAATCATCTCTCCAGTGTTCTCGAACCAATCACGAATGGTGAGCCCGCGGACACTGCCATCGTCACCGGACCCAGTGGAACCGGAAAGACCTGTCTCTCAAAGTTCGTCACCGAACGGCTCCGCGAGGAAGTCCTTGACGTCGAAGGCACCTACGTCAACTGCTGGCGCAACTACACCCGATTTCGGGCGCTGTACCAGATTCTCGATGATCTCGGCAAGACGATTGACATCCATCGCCAGTCGACGCCACACGACGAATTGATCGAACGTCTCCAACAGTACGACGGACCGCGGGCTGTCATCATCCTCGACGAGGTCGACCAGCTCGAAGATCCGGGAGTACTCTACGATCTACACAGCCTCCCGCAGTTCGCGGTCATCTGTATTGCTAACGAGGAAGAACAGTTGTACAGCCGTGTCGACGACCGGCTCGTGAGTCGCCTGCGATCCAGCGAGCACGTCCGTATGGACAAGTACCATAACGACCAGCTCTTCGACATCCTGACCGCCCGTGCGAAATGGGGTCTCGAACCCGATATCATCACCGACGACCAGCTCTATCACATCGCGGATGCGGCCGCTGGCGACGCCCGGCTGGCGATCGGCATGCTTCGGACCGCAGCCAGCACGGCTGCTCGCGAAAATCACGACCGGATCACCAACGACTTACTGCAGGACGCCGCCGGTGATGCCCGCGCACAGATCAGACAGAAGAGCCTCGACTCGTTGACCCCACACCAGCAAGTCGTCTACGAGATCGTCAACAAGTACGGCCCGGTCGGACCGAGTGAGATCCACGAGCGCTATACTGCGGAAGTCGAAGACGCGCGAACGAAACGGACTGTCCGTACGTACCTCTCGAAGATGGCCCAGTACAACCTTCTCGAAGCTGAAGGGACGAGTCGGGACCGAGAGTACTCGCTCGTCGAGTCGCCGACGGCATCGCAGTAG
- a CDS encoding orc1/cdc6 family replication initiation protein, translating to MGNPFGGMMDTIFADKEVLTESYQPETILEREAEIEEYRYALQDVLFGREPENVMLYGKAGLGKTAVTTYILEALQTEVETRDEADELYTHEINCNGKTVFMVVRQLVNTLLPANASEFPKRGLGTGDAFTELYEQLDRLGGTHLMVFDEIDHLDDADTLLYELPRARANGHITNAQVGIIGISNNYTFRTSLSPKVKDTLMETEISFSPYNANELGTILQDRAEQAFAEDACDQSAIRRAAALAAQDMGNARQAIDLLRVGGEVALREEADCVTDDHIGAARERVQRGRLQNRIREQTIHDQYILETIAYLEEGDETPVRSKEIYDLYQDVAAECGDDPLTTLKSIQDHLSDLHMLGFLQRFERNEGLSGGQYYEYELDLNADIVIETRKTIEETRL from the coding sequence ATGGGCAATCCATTCGGCGGGATGATGGACACGATCTTTGCGGACAAGGAGGTGCTGACAGAGAGCTACCAACCGGAGACTATCCTAGAACGAGAGGCTGAGATCGAGGAATATCGCTACGCGTTACAGGACGTTCTGTTTGGAAGAGAGCCCGAAAACGTAATGCTGTACGGGAAAGCCGGCCTCGGAAAGACGGCGGTAACGACCTACATTCTGGAGGCACTGCAAACGGAGGTCGAAACCCGGGACGAAGCTGACGAACTGTACACCCATGAGATCAACTGCAACGGCAAGACCGTCTTCATGGTCGTTAGACAGCTTGTGAACACACTACTCCCTGCCAATGCTAGCGAATTTCCAAAGCGAGGGCTCGGAACTGGCGATGCCTTCACCGAGCTCTACGAGCAACTCGATCGACTCGGGGGGACACACTTGATGGTCTTCGACGAGATTGACCACCTCGACGACGCCGACACGTTGCTCTACGAACTCCCACGAGCACGCGCCAACGGCCACATTACCAATGCACAGGTGGGTATCATCGGGATCAGCAACAACTACACGTTCCGGACGTCGCTCTCGCCGAAAGTGAAGGACACGCTGATGGAGACTGAAATCTCCTTTAGCCCGTACAACGCGAACGAACTGGGTACCATCCTGCAGGATCGAGCAGAACAAGCGTTCGCCGAAGACGCCTGTGATCAGTCCGCAATACGTCGAGCCGCGGCGCTTGCCGCACAGGATATGGGGAACGCTCGGCAGGCGATCGATTTGCTTCGGGTCGGTGGGGAGGTTGCACTACGTGAGGAAGCCGATTGCGTCACGGACGACCACATCGGAGCGGCACGAGAACGAGTGCAGCGCGGTCGGCTACAAAACCGAATCCGTGAGCAGACCATCCACGACCAGTACATTCTGGAGACGATCGCCTATCTCGAAGAGGGCGACGAGACACCCGTGCGCTCGAAAGAAATTTATGATCTCTATCAAGACGTCGCCGCCGAATGCGGAGACGATCCACTGACGACGCTGAAAAGTATTCAGGATCACCTCTCGGATCTTCACATGCTCGGGTTCCTTCAGCGGTTCGAGCGCAACGAGGGACTGAGCGGCGGGCAGTATTACGAGTACGAACTTGATCTCAACGCCGATATCGTCATCGAGACGCGCAAAACGATCGAGGAGACCAGGCTGTAG
- a CDS encoding nucleotidyltransferase domain-containing protein produces the protein MNNRSVQSSSTCDGTHICIPVPVGDRDAFAHNAVPEILQLLTDNPGETFTNRELHRLTGKGMGNVNAAVVSLEQLGAVTVDRDGRANAVQINASKLVRSEDRVTSLPQSEYHAPVRAVRERILERIDDDAGIVVFGSIARGDADRASDIDIFVVVPGDRMAAQRHAHTIEDEITSERFDGDRYEPHIVVETRDSAPSHDRIRDVLTQGITIHDSAALQAVKREVFENGT, from the coding sequence ATGAACAATAGGTCAGTTCAATCAAGCAGTACGTGTGACGGGACGCACATCTGCATCCCGGTCCCGGTTGGTGATCGTGATGCGTTCGCCCACAACGCAGTCCCGGAAATCCTGCAGTTGCTCACGGATAATCCGGGTGAAACGTTCACGAACCGGGAGCTCCACCGCCTCACCGGGAAAGGTATGGGAAACGTGAACGCAGCTGTGGTCTCGCTTGAACAGCTCGGTGCGGTAACTGTCGACCGCGACGGCCGGGCGAATGCCGTGCAAATTAACGCGTCGAAACTTGTTCGTAGCGAGGATCGAGTTACGTCACTCCCTCAATCCGAGTACCACGCACCGGTGCGAGCAGTTCGTGAGCGGATTCTGGAACGAATCGATGACGACGCAGGGATAGTGGTGTTCGGAAGCATCGCGCGCGGCGATGCAGACCGTGCCAGCGATATCGATATATTCGTTGTCGTTCCGGGTGATCGAATGGCAGCCCAGCGTCATGCGCACACGATCGAGGACGAAATCACATCGGAACGATTCGATGGAGACCGATACGAACCGCATATCGTGGTGGAGACACGAGATTCTGCGCCCAGCCACGACCGTATCCGTGATGTGCTCACGCAAGGAATTACGATTCACGACAGTGCTGCGTTGCAGGCGGTGAAACGCGAGGTGTTCGAAAATGGGACTTGA
- a CDS encoding DUF4330 family protein, whose amino-acid sequence MTDGRQLLDENGNLFGVVNIVDVLVVLMVLAVAAAGGALVLAAGDEPTEEPEPDTATKYATIDLGNQPDHVVEQIEEGDSVDLGGQSSLTITDMHATPVANPDDDTDIHLAIRAEVEGVMEDDSFRIGDEGLQLGQEFELDTEEYTANGEVTAVDDESDALARTTKPVLIETSMGATTAEEIQPGDEHELAGSTVATVAEVYSYPTASDERLVLLGVELTALEGVDQPTYGGDEVTTDTQIAFSTAAYDVTGPVIRSDSTTEFGEPTTTTAEVELTGVDEEFAETFEAGMTETERGETLATITDVDVQPAQVVLESDDGDIHLRDHPTEKDVRLTVELETRQTDSTLRFHGTSIEQGDTITLAFEDLTIDGELKALDQ is encoded by the coding sequence ATGACCGATGGCAGGCAGCTCCTCGACGAGAACGGGAACCTCTTCGGGGTCGTCAACATCGTCGACGTCCTCGTCGTGCTCATGGTTCTCGCAGTCGCCGCAGCGGGTGGCGCACTCGTGCTCGCCGCGGGAGACGAACCGACAGAGGAACCAGAACCGGACACAGCGACGAAGTACGCGACGATCGATCTGGGCAACCAGCCCGATCACGTCGTCGAGCAAATCGAGGAGGGCGATAGCGTCGATCTGGGTGGCCAGAGTAGTCTCACGATCACGGACATGCACGCGACGCCGGTCGCGAACCCCGACGACGATACCGACATCCACCTCGCGATCAGGGCCGAGGTCGAGGGTGTCATGGAGGACGATAGCTTCCGGATCGGCGACGAGGGACTCCAGCTCGGCCAGGAGTTCGAGCTCGACACCGAGGAGTACACCGCAAACGGCGAGGTCACCGCGGTCGACGACGAATCCGACGCGCTGGCACGGACGACGAAACCCGTGCTGATCGAGACGTCGATGGGCGCTACGACGGCCGAGGAGATCCAGCCGGGCGACGAACACGAACTCGCGGGCTCGACGGTCGCCACCGTGGCCGAAGTCTACTCCTATCCCACGGCAAGCGACGAGCGCCTCGTACTGCTCGGCGTCGAACTCACCGCCCTTGAGGGCGTCGACCAGCCCACCTACGGCGGCGACGAGGTCACCACCGACACACAGATCGCGTTCAGCACGGCCGCCTACGACGTCACCGGGCCGGTGATCCGCAGTGATAGCACAACGGAGTTCGGCGAGCCGACCACGACCACCGCGGAGGTTGAGCTTACGGGTGTCGACGAGGAGTTCGCCGAGACCTTCGAGGCCGGGATGACCGAGACCGAGCGCGGTGAGACGCTCGCGACGATCACCGACGTGGACGTCCAGCCCGCACAGGTGGTCCTCGAAAGCGACGACGGTGACATCCACCTGCGTGATCACCCCACCGAGAAAGACGTGCGGCTCACGGTTGAGCTGGAAACGCGCCAGACCGACTCCACGCTCCGGTTCCACGGCACGTCGATCGAGCAGGGCGACACTATCACACTCGCCTTCGAGGATCTGACGATCGACGGTGAACTCAAAGCACTCGACCAGTAA
- a CDS encoding toxin-antitoxin system TumE family protein yields MGHELTHRYTHVETGLVENVVIRRTTDTETYPSGWKYTLHLGTLQDLTLVRYDNAHEDTKGHELHTAAGDADVEFPGMEELIVEFWASADEYWDTVGGNPPRPY; encoded by the coding sequence ATGGGCCATGAACTCACGCACCGGTACACCCACGTCGAAACTGGACTTGTCGAGAACGTCGTCATCCGGCGTACAACCGATACAGAGACCTACCCGTCCGGTTGGAAGTACACACTGCATCTGGGAACGCTGCAGGATCTGACGCTCGTTCGCTACGACAACGCCCACGAGGACACCAAAGGCCACGAACTACACACTGCTGCCGGTGACGCAGATGTCGAATTCCCCGGTATGGAAGAACTCATCGTCGAGTTCTGGGCCAGTGCCGATGAGTACTGGGACACCGTCGGTGGCAACCCCCCACGTCCCTATTGA
- a CDS encoding HVO_A0114 family putative DNA-binding protein: MTTLYITVGDRSQLREDTLQFIQRAEADELDEHDERAVLQFGTYDDLVDSLTPLRLELIQAIAQERPTSMREAARLVDRDVSDVHADLKHLEVLGILELKEGGPSGAIQPVVPFDRIEMQIDYPLLEDVDADSTPASAD; the protein is encoded by the coding sequence ATGACCACGCTTTATATCACAGTCGGCGACCGATCACAGCTCCGAGAGGACACACTCCAGTTCATCCAGCGTGCCGAGGCTGATGAACTGGATGAACACGATGAGCGTGCAGTACTTCAATTTGGGACCTATGACGATCTTGTCGACAGCCTCACCCCGCTGCGCCTTGAGCTCATCCAGGCAATCGCTCAGGAGCGCCCTACAAGTATGCGTGAGGCTGCACGACTCGTTGACCGCGACGTCTCGGATGTCCATGCAGATCTGAAACACCTCGAAGTGCTGGGCATCCTCGAACTCAAGGAAGGAGGGCCCAGTGGAGCGATCCAGCCCGTTGTCCCATTCGACAGAATCGAGATGCAGATCGACTATCCCCTTCTTGAGGACGTCGATGCAGACAGCACTCCTGCCAGCGCAGACTAG
- a CDS encoding winged helix-turn-helix domain-containing protein, translated as MTDEPPSPDGPDEFPTEEELPDDPVTVDDIDPFTVDDGDFEDIDDFAGAEWKNETTADERIRTVINRTTIPKSAGDIANTALVSETKARTTLNKLAEDGLVRSYQTDSGKLYGRDPEWHLLKQIRQLAGSETLVDQIQRVKQELAEYRDTYDAPDPEELLISDRELTQDELDDVSHWRTAKRELSHLRAAYRLKEAKEQAATVTEPGDRQTGTQTPTRAGNQHLLQ; from the coding sequence ATGACCGACGAGCCACCATCTCCTGACGGGCCTGACGAGTTCCCCACCGAAGAGGAACTACCGGACGACCCGGTAACCGTGGATGATATTGACCCGTTCACTGTTGATGACGGTGACTTCGAGGACATCGATGACTTCGCAGGCGCGGAGTGGAAAAACGAGACCACTGCGGACGAGCGAATTCGCACGGTGATCAACAGAACGACGATTCCGAAATCGGCGGGCGACATCGCAAATACAGCGCTGGTCTCAGAAACAAAAGCCAGAACCACGCTCAACAAGCTTGCTGAAGACGGTCTCGTTAGAAGTTATCAGACGGACTCTGGAAAGCTGTACGGTCGAGACCCAGAGTGGCATCTTCTCAAACAGATCAGGCAACTCGCCGGTAGCGAGACGCTTGTCGATCAAATCCAGCGGGTGAAACAGGAACTCGCAGAGTACAGAGATACATATGATGCACCCGATCCAGAGGAACTCCTGATTTCAGACAGGGAACTCACCCAGGATGAACTCGACGATGTCTCTCACTGGCGGACTGCAAAGCGAGAGCTCAGCCACCTCAGAGCGGCATACCGTCTCAAGGAGGCGAAAGAACAGGCAGCTACCGTAACTGAACCAGGAGATCGACAGACGGGGACGCAGACACCGACCCGCGCTGGCAATCAGCATCTACTCCAGTAA
- a CDS encoding oligosaccharide flippase family protein: MNIIRGFVSILGSKIGKLILGVVITPLIVRFLGSELYGDYAFLMSLLAITMIIVNAGIFDGTRKFIAEDMKNSNWVEQVFGFYLRVAIILALIVAVAFAVFSWIGLAERFLGDGFEVYFYLLGLLIVARQANSVARGGLMGLGLEDRSEPLLVIRKLLFGVSAVSLLYLGYNVGGVLVGHFLATSVTAAVAYVFFFKRVDVKSVFIPVTDGFPKRELLSFNGLSIVLILLTASLYHVDILFLRLIAGDQATGYYRAALVIAEFLWFVPTALQMVLLHSSSELWSKGENTRITELSSRATRYNLSFILLLAIGLTALASDFLPLYFGPEFEASVLPLLVLLPGVIGFALARPMFAIGQGKGDLSILIGATGTAALVNLLLNVLLIPMYGMIGAAVATSIGYGLMAVLHTLAARRNGFNPVQNLRLVRIGIVAVIAAIFIFGAATLIESSIISLIVVPPLGFIVYSVLTFRFEVISIEELEPVTNRLPETLEKHIEPVLQWIT, translated from the coding sequence ATGAATATTATTCGAGGTTTTGTCTCAATTCTTGGATCGAAGATAGGAAAACTCATACTTGGAGTGGTAATTACTCCACTTATTGTTCGGTTCCTTGGAAGCGAACTTTATGGCGACTACGCGTTCCTTATGTCTCTACTCGCAATTACGATGATCATCGTAAATGCGGGGATATTCGATGGCACCCGGAAGTTCATCGCTGAAGACATGAAGAACTCTAATTGGGTTGAGCAAGTATTTGGGTTTTATTTACGCGTCGCCATCATCCTTGCACTCATTGTTGCCGTAGCGTTTGCCGTGTTTTCATGGATCGGACTCGCCGAGCGGTTCCTTGGAGATGGGTTCGAGGTCTACTTCTATCTTCTCGGTCTTCTAATCGTTGCCCGACAGGCGAACTCCGTTGCTCGCGGCGGGCTAATGGGACTTGGATTGGAAGATCGGAGTGAACCGCTACTTGTGATTCGAAAGCTTCTATTTGGAGTCTCAGCGGTGTCGCTACTCTATTTGGGCTATAATGTGGGCGGTGTACTCGTCGGGCATTTCCTAGCAACAAGTGTCACAGCGGCGGTTGCTTACGTCTTCTTTTTCAAACGAGTCGATGTCAAATCTGTATTTATCCCCGTCACCGATGGTTTTCCAAAAAGAGAGTTGCTGTCGTTTAATGGCCTCAGTATCGTGTTAATCCTGCTGACTGCTTCACTTTATCATGTCGACATCCTCTTTTTACGGCTGATAGCGGGCGATCAAGCAACTGGATACTACCGAGCAGCCCTTGTAATCGCAGAATTCCTCTGGTTTGTTCCAACAGCGTTACAGATGGTTCTATTACACTCTTCATCAGAGCTCTGGTCCAAAGGTGAAAATACTCGTATCACAGAATTGTCATCACGGGCGACCCGATATAATCTCTCGTTTATACTCCTACTGGCCATTGGACTCACAGCTCTCGCAAGCGACTTCCTCCCGTTGTACTTCGGCCCCGAGTTTGAAGCCTCCGTACTCCCACTTCTCGTATTGCTTCCAGGGGTGATAGGGTTCGCTCTCGCCCGTCCAATGTTTGCTATCGGACAAGGAAAGGGAGACCTGAGTATTTTAATTGGGGCGACCGGTACCGCTGCGCTTGTCAACCTGTTATTGAACGTGCTGCTTATTCCAATGTATGGGATGATCGGTGCCGCTGTAGCAACCAGTATTGGATACGGTCTCATGGCTGTGTTACACACACTCGCTGCACGACGTAACGGGTTCAATCCGGTCCAGAACCTGCGACTAGTCCGGATTGGAATAGTCGCCGTGATCGCCGCTATATTTATTTTCGGAGCTGCCACCCTAATTGAGTCCTCAATAATATCGCTTATCGTTGTTCCCCCACTGGGTTTCATCGTATATTCGGTCTTGACGTTCCGATTCGAAGTCATTAGTATAGAGGAGCTGGAGCCGGTTACGAACCGACTGCCTGAGACATTAGAGAAGCACATTGAGCCCGTACTACAATGGATTACATGA
- a CDS encoding NAD-dependent epimerase/dehydratase family protein, whose translation MELDGQRVLITGGAGFIGSHVAELLLHRHNDVFIADDFSNSTKKWVPKDADVIEADLTKQDTVEKVVTDDLDIVFHLAARKDPNDDDPQGQFSENTTMTHLLLEQCRTVGVDQFAFASSSTVYGEAPRPTPEDYAPLEPISVYGASKLGEEGLVSTYAHSHKMTTFIFRFANIVGPRLRGAVIPDFIEKLRADPDSLTILGNGRQEKSYMHVTDCVNAMCYIVENATERTEPVHTFNLGTKTTTSVDEIAEIVSDVLDMEPSFEYTGGDRGWTGDVPKMRLSVQKLTELGWEPNHTSSTAVRKAAEELEGADFDAAKVEK comes from the coding sequence ATGGAACTTGACGGCCAGAGGGTGCTCATAACTGGTGGCGCAGGATTTATAGGTTCCCACGTTGCAGAACTGCTTCTTCATCGGCATAATGATGTTTTCATTGCGGACGATTTCTCGAACAGCACCAAAAAGTGGGTCCCAAAAGATGCGGACGTCATTGAAGCCGATCTGACGAAACAAGATACTGTGGAAAAAGTAGTCACCGACGACTTGGATATTGTATTTCATTTAGCTGCTCGAAAAGACCCTAATGACGATGATCCACAGGGACAGTTCTCAGAAAATACTACAATGACGCACTTGTTGTTAGAACAGTGTCGGACAGTTGGTGTAGACCAGTTTGCATTCGCGTCATCATCAACCGTCTATGGGGAAGCGCCACGACCGACACCTGAAGACTACGCACCCTTAGAACCAATCAGCGTGTATGGTGCCAGCAAACTCGGTGAAGAAGGACTGGTATCGACGTATGCTCATTCCCACAAAATGACTACGTTCATTTTTCGGTTTGCAAATATCGTCGGCCCGCGGCTTCGGGGAGCTGTTATACCAGACTTTATTGAGAAGTTACGTGCAGACCCAGACTCGTTAACGATTCTAGGTAATGGCCGTCAAGAGAAGTCATACATGCATGTTACTGACTGCGTCAATGCGATGTGCTATATCGTTGAGAACGCGACTGAACGGACGGAGCCAGTACATACGTTCAATCTCGGAACAAAAACCACTACTTCAGTAGACGAGATTGCAGAGATCGTTTCTGACGTATTAGATATGGAACCGTCCTTCGAATACACAGGCGGTGACCGGGGATGGACTGGCGATGTTCCAAAGATGCGTCTTTCAGTTCAAAAGCTAACTGAGTTGGGTTGGGAACCGAACCATACGAGCTCAACTGCTGTTCGAAAGGCAGCCGAAGAATTGGAAGGTGCCGATTTTGACGCAGCGAAAGTTGAGAAATGA
- a CDS encoding WD40 repeat domain-containing protein, whose translation MTSQPANRRSILHGVGLIFPALLSGCLNPNWGENDENDLVPDPDWTHTHHNDEVEAVTFNDGRVFSGGREGEVISSNSHNGNELWQHTYLPEGLTRDVFSIDDTVLNCGLGNAVVAADTKQGSKKWLHTHHDHPVYEVSAGPDRAYSGDRGGFVIAANLADGDRYWSHSYHSDEEATPQDEMIRTVHYSENKNVVLSAGYDRHVIAADADDGSQVWEFDRSRRIKSVDMAGELVHIGIWSTSSDEKVEAISWETQEKVWSHKAHDPDSKGVQEIHSNNGIVASAGDDHKVVVAEADTGEIIDTHTKHTDAVRSVHVEDGWVLSGSRDGQVILHEINFD comes from the coding sequence ATGACGTCACAGCCTGCCAACAGACGTTCAATTCTTCACGGTGTAGGACTAATCTTTCCTGCTCTACTCTCAGGATGCCTGAATCCCAATTGGGGGGAAAATGATGAGAATGATTTGGTCCCAGATCCGGACTGGACGCATACTCATCATAATGACGAGGTGGAAGCGGTAACGTTCAACGATGGGCGTGTTTTTAGTGGAGGTCGTGAAGGGGAAGTAATTTCATCGAATAGTCACAACGGAAATGAGCTTTGGCAGCATACATATCTTCCAGAAGGACTAACAAGAGATGTGTTCTCGATTGACGATACTGTGCTCAATTGTGGGCTCGGGAACGCAGTAGTTGCTGCTGACACCAAACAAGGTTCAAAAAAGTGGTTGCATACACACCATGACCATCCAGTATATGAGGTATCAGCAGGACCCGACCGGGCATATTCTGGTGATCGTGGTGGTTTCGTGATAGCTGCCAATCTGGCCGATGGCGACAGATACTGGTCACACAGCTACCATTCAGACGAAGAAGCCACACCGCAAGATGAAATGATCCGGACGGTGCACTATTCTGAAAACAAGAATGTTGTCTTAAGCGCTGGTTACGACCGTCACGTGATAGCTGCTGACGCAGATGATGGCAGCCAGGTTTGGGAATTCGACCGTTCCAGAAGGATAAAATCTGTTGACATGGCTGGAGAGCTAGTTCATATTGGTATTTGGTCAACTTCATCTGACGAAAAGGTCGAGGCCATATCATGGGAGACACAGGAAAAGGTTTGGTCCCACAAAGCGCATGACCCGGATAGCAAGGGTGTTCAAGAGATTCATTCAAATAATGGAATAGTAGCCAGTGCAGGAGACGATCACAAGGTAGTGGTAGCAGAAGCAGATACAGGGGAAATCATTGATACCCACACCAAGCACACGGACGCTGTTCGGTCGGTACACGTTGAAGATGGGTGGGTCCTTTCTGGGTCACGCGACGGGCAAGTAATACTCCACGAAATTAATTTTGATTAA
- a CDS encoding class I SAM-dependent methyltransferase gives MNCKACGSDMKLIYETTDIRYTDTPNEEFKILECIDCGLGITTPFPENLDNYYPKEYYDSRLNFLNGNKSSAKKVYDIIERSLAPDPLLPNPGRLLVIGCGPGTKLNKYKKEGWDCIGIEPNQSAVEAGLEMFDLTIYNGTLEQVNSEVEFEPFDAILFDHVFEHIPNPKEVLRISKSLLKKDGRLIIEVPNFGGWGRRLFNQSWGDLDVPRHIYHYTPRSLRELTESIGFSQKKISFDGSPRLPARWLLNHLDNSMFEKFPFEILWIAFLPYGVCSKLLGKSRFRQSFILK, from the coding sequence ATGAACTGTAAAGCTTGCGGGAGCGATATGAAGCTAATTTATGAAACGACAGACATACGTTACACCGACACCCCAAATGAGGAATTTAAAATATTGGAATGTATTGATTGCGGTCTGGGTATTACTACCCCATTTCCCGAGAACTTAGATAATTACTATCCCAAAGAATATTACGATAGTAGATTAAATTTTTTAAATGGGAATAAATCCTCTGCAAAAAAAGTATATGATATTATTGAACGTTCACTTGCACCCGATCCACTATTACCAAACCCCGGTAGATTGTTAGTAATTGGTTGCGGTCCGGGAACTAAATTAAATAAATATAAAAAAGAAGGATGGGATTGTATTGGAATTGAACCCAATCAGTCAGCTGTTGAAGCGGGACTTGAGATGTTTGACTTGACGATATATAATGGCACACTTGAACAAGTCAATTCCGAGGTGGAGTTTGAGCCTTTTGATGCTATACTATTCGACCATGTCTTTGAACATATACCAAATCCAAAAGAGGTACTTAGGATATCTAAATCGCTTCTCAAGAAAGACGGGAGGTTGATTATTGAGGTTCCAAATTTTGGTGGTTGGGGTCGGAGGCTGTTTAACCAGTCGTGGGGTGATCTGGATGTACCCAGACATATTTATCATTATACACCACGTTCACTGAGAGAGTTAACTGAGTCCATTGGATTCAGCCAGAAAAAAATTTCATTTGATGGAAGTCCTAGACTTCCTGCTAGATGGTTGTTAAACCACCTAGATAATTCAATGTTTGAGAAGTTTCCGTTTGAGATATTATGGATTGCTTTTTTACCATATGGTGTCTGTTCGAAACTTCTTGGCAAGAGCAGGTTTAGGCAATCTTTTATATTGAAGTGA